From one Streptomyces sp. N50 genomic stretch:
- a CDS encoding IucA/IucC family protein, which translates to MDRVDFTPPGDDVAERADAYAAAPLLNCLLREVARPLPDQGERHVYRLPDSGRLLRVRGERRPAEPEVYADGDWRRVDHTELVKLVAEELTRHTGVSNHELPAEMTDSRDAVAALLTARDRATAPDDPYLRSEQSLITGHPYHPAPKARGGGPVAGWLPYAPEAYARFPLVLLGLREDAVVEDGDVSALDALGEAPPGYRLLPAHPWQLDLVGAGLAAAFEDGRLIRLGTTATEAWPTAAIRTVYDPVEDLFLKFSLDVRITNDVRRLWRHDLLKLHRTDTAVRDAFAAMSGPAAWLSDRGYRTADFAFEELAVLVRDGLHDHLLPGTTPLLAAGLVEGFEGNPLDGTGDPGAWWEAYLRQVVPPAITAFADYGVVLEAHLQNTLIAVDADGMPVQALYRDAEGVKLLTDVERGAGWERLVYCLVVNHLVEIAGVLAERHPELDPWPAVRAELARHDVPEVAELLASPTLPGKTNLLLRWTGADGADARYLPLRNPLAG; encoded by the coding sequence ATGGATCGCGTCGACTTCACACCCCCGGGCGACGACGTGGCGGAGCGCGCCGACGCGTACGCGGCCGCGCCCCTGCTCAACTGTCTGCTGCGGGAGGTGGCCCGGCCGCTCCCGGACCAGGGGGAGCGGCACGTGTACCGGCTGCCGGACAGCGGCCGGCTGCTGCGGGTGCGCGGTGAGCGGCGGCCCGCCGAGCCCGAGGTGTACGCGGACGGCGACTGGCGGCGCGTCGACCACACCGAACTCGTGAAGCTCGTCGCCGAGGAACTGACCCGGCACACCGGAGTCTCCAACCACGAACTGCCCGCCGAGATGACGGACAGCCGTGACGCCGTCGCCGCCCTGCTCACCGCGCGCGACCGGGCGACGGCGCCCGACGACCCGTATCTCCGCTCCGAACAGTCCTTGATCACCGGCCATCCCTACCATCCCGCGCCCAAGGCCCGCGGCGGCGGCCCCGTCGCCGGCTGGCTGCCCTACGCCCCGGAGGCGTACGCCCGTTTCCCGCTGGTGCTGCTCGGGCTGCGCGAGGACGCGGTCGTGGAGGATGGGGACGTCTCGGCGCTGGACGCGCTCGGGGAGGCCCCGCCCGGGTACCGGCTGCTGCCCGCGCACCCTTGGCAGTTGGACCTCGTGGGCGCGGGCCTGGCGGCCGCCTTCGAGGACGGGCGGCTGATCCGGCTCGGCACGACGGCGACCGAGGCGTGGCCGACGGCCGCGATCCGCACGGTGTACGACCCCGTCGAGGACCTGTTCCTGAAGTTCAGCCTCGATGTGCGCATCACCAATGACGTACGCCGACTGTGGCGCCACGACCTGCTGAAACTCCACCGCACGGATACGGCCGTCCGGGACGCCTTCGCCGCGATGTCCGGCCCGGCGGCCTGGCTGAGCGACCGGGGCTACCGCACCGCCGACTTCGCCTTCGAGGAACTCGCCGTCCTGGTCCGCGACGGCCTGCACGACCACCTCCTGCCCGGCACGACTCCGTTGCTCGCCGCGGGGCTGGTGGAGGGGTTCGAGGGCAACCCGCTCGACGGTACGGGTGACCCGGGGGCCTGGTGGGAGGCGTATCTGAGGCAGGTCGTACCGCCCGCGATCACGGCGTTCGCCGACTACGGCGTCGTACTCGAGGCGCATCTGCAGAACACGCTGATCGCCGTCGACGCGGACGGGATGCCCGTGCAGGCGCTGTACCGGGACGCGGAAGGCGTGAAGCTGCTGACGGACGTGGAACGGGGGGCCGGGTGGGAGCGGTTGGTGTACTGCCTGGTCGTCAACCATCTCGTCGAGATCGCCGGGGTTCTCGCCGAGCGCCACCCGGAGCTGGACCCCTGGCCTGCGGTCCGCGCCGAACTGGCCCGCCACGACGTCCCAGAGGTCGCCGAACTCCTCGCCTCACCCACGCTGCCCGGCAAGACGAACCTGCTGTTGCGCTGGACCGGGGCGGACGGCGCCGACGCGCGCTATCTGCCGTTGCGGAATCCGCTGGCGGGGTGA
- a CDS encoding protein kinase domain-containing protein, translating to MKPLRAGDPASVGEGRYRLVGRLGQGGMGVVYFGRSRSGRAVAVKVVRPELSTEPGFRRRFADEVAAARRVGGFHTAPVVDADPQGDPAWLVTAYVPGPTLQAVLDRVGPLPADTLTVLAAGLAEALAAIHQAGVIHRDLKPANIIVAEDGPRVIDFGIARALDGTALTQTGFQIGTLGFLAPEQLTGGTLTPAVDMFALGVVLGQAAGRAPFGDGGSAAWPYRVVHEQPELMDVPGQLRDLVAACLAKDPRDRPTPSEFLDRLTVRHPSDVWLPAEATALVRSQEMGAYGVGVGVDRVPEMPGVPGAPTDPRTGMTGPPRGAERRPGVGEWSPEPSESPVSPESPVVAEAPTAAPTSDERPPGVSHPRTVQSSPAPDFSPRPGFGSDPGFNPDPGFNPGSGFSPGAGFGPAPVFVPTPAPGSPGGAGAVGGGPTAGAEGARGRRRAAVVAAALVVAVAAGVLVWHPWTGSGSGSGSGSGGNEGAAGGSVSSSPRVTAAAFPDAPLLVRMDTDPGSSTCHSVIGRRDSTKDDPKQLIDGTCDALPQWAPDRKSFAFTRNSGQEPAVWTANADGTDVRRVAAISGGRVSWSPDGKRLAVLRRQDGVQQLFVVTVADGSAQQLTTGTAKVEDPAWSPDGKHIAICLQKTSGWQIHVVDPSRPGAEPQQVTHQARRALDPVWSPDGRYFAYTAGAPNVGTGGDIHIVKVDGTGDRTLVQTAAQEMDPVWSPDGKWVAFVRGPFDQPAIWAVRADGTGARRLTTGSTPEGHPSWR from the coding sequence ATGAAACCGCTCCGAGCGGGTGATCCCGCCTCCGTCGGGGAGGGCAGATACCGGCTGGTCGGACGGCTCGGCCAGGGCGGCATGGGCGTCGTGTACTTCGGCCGGTCGCGGTCGGGCCGGGCGGTGGCCGTCAAGGTCGTACGGCCCGAACTGAGCACGGAACCGGGTTTCCGGCGCAGGTTCGCCGACGAGGTGGCCGCCGCGCGCCGCGTCGGCGGCTTCCACACCGCGCCGGTCGTGGACGCCGACCCGCAGGGCGACCCCGCCTGGCTGGTGACGGCGTACGTCCCCGGCCCGACGTTGCAGGCCGTCCTCGACCGGGTCGGCCCCCTGCCCGCGGACACACTCACCGTGCTGGCCGCGGGCCTCGCCGAGGCGCTGGCGGCGATCCACCAGGCCGGGGTCATCCACCGGGACCTGAAACCCGCCAACATCATCGTCGCGGAGGACGGCCCCCGGGTCATCGACTTCGGCATCGCGCGGGCCCTCGACGGTACGGCCCTCACGCAGACCGGGTTCCAGATCGGCACGCTCGGGTTCCTCGCACCGGAGCAGCTGACCGGGGGCACGCTGACACCGGCGGTCGACATGTTCGCCCTGGGTGTCGTCCTCGGCCAGGCGGCGGGCCGGGCGCCTTTCGGGGACGGGGGGTCGGCGGCGTGGCCGTACCGCGTCGTCCACGAGCAGCCCGAACTCATGGATGTGCCCGGCCAGTTGCGTGACCTGGTCGCGGCCTGCCTGGCCAAGGATCCGCGCGACCGCCCCACCCCGTCGGAGTTCCTCGACCGGCTGACGGTCCGGCATCCGTCGGACGTGTGGCTTCCGGCCGAGGCGACCGCGCTGGTACGGAGCCAGGAGATGGGGGCGTACGGCGTCGGCGTCGGGGTGGATCGGGTGCCGGAGATGCCAGGAGTGCCGGGGGCGCCGACGGATCCGCGTACGGGGATGACGGGTCCGCCGAGGGGCGCGGAGAGGCGGCCGGGGGTCGGTGAGTGGTCGCCCGAGCCGTCCGAGTCGCCGGTGTCGCCCGAGTCCCCGGTGGTCGCGGAGGCGCCCACGGCCGCGCCGACGTCCGACGAGAGGCCGCCCGGGGTCTCCCATCCCCGGACCGTCCAGTCGTCGCCCGCCCCGGACTTCAGCCCGCGCCCCGGCTTCGGTTCGGACCCCGGCTTCAATCCGGACCCTGGTTTCAACCCCGGCTCCGGTTTCAGCCCCGGTGCCGGCTTCGGTCCCGCGCCCGTGTTCGTGCCCACGCCCGCCCCCGGCTCGCCCGGTGGTGCGGGAGCGGTGGGCGGTGGGCCGACGGCCGGGGCCGAGGGGGCACGAGGTCGCCGTAGGGCAGCGGTCGTAGCGGCGGCGTTGGTCGTGGCCGTCGCCGCGGGGGTGCTGGTGTGGCACCCCTGGACCGGTTCGGGATCGGGTTCCGGTTCCGGTTCCGGTGGGAACGAGGGCGCCGCCGGGGGAAGCGTGTCCTCGTCGCCGCGGGTGACCGCCGCCGCGTTCCCGGACGCCCCGCTGCTCGTGCGGATGGACACGGACCCCGGGTCGTCGACGTGCCACAGCGTGATCGGGCGGCGCGACTCCACCAAGGACGATCCGAAGCAGCTGATCGACGGGACGTGTGACGCGCTGCCGCAGTGGGCCCCCGATCGCAAGTCGTTCGCGTTCACCCGCAACTCCGGGCAGGAACCGGCGGTTTGGACGGCGAACGCGGACGGTACCGACGTCCGCCGGGTCGCCGCGATCTCGGGTGGGCGGGTGTCGTGGTCGCCGGACGGGAAGCGGCTGGCCGTGCTGCGGCGGCAGGACGGGGTGCAGCAACTGTTCGTCGTGACCGTCGCGGACGGTTCCGCGCAGCAACTGACCACCGGTACCGCGAAGGTGGAGGACCCGGCGTGGTCCCCCGACGGCAAGCACATCGCCATCTGCCTCCAGAAGACGTCGGGTTGGCAGATCCACGTCGTCGACCCGTCGCGGCCGGGCGCCGAACCACAGCAGGTCACCCATCAGGCCCGGCGCGCGCTCGACCCCGTCTGGTCCCCGGACGGCCGGTACTTCGCCTACACCGCCGGGGCGCCGAACGTGGGGACCGGGGGAGACATCCACATCGTCAAGGTGGACGGCACGGGCGACCGGACGCTAGTGCAGACCGCCGCTCAGGAGATGGACCCCGTCTGGTCGCCCGACGGCAAGTGGGTGGCGTTCGTCCGGGGCCCCTTCGACCAGCCGGCCATCTGGGCCGTCCGCGCCGACGGCACGGGCGCACGCAGGCTCACCACCGGCAGCACACCGGAGGGCCACCCCTCCTGGCGCTGA
- the aceB gene encoding malate synthase A, with the protein MSAPAPSSPVIVDAEPLPRQDEVLTAEALAFVAELHRRFTPRRAGLLARRAERRAEIARTSTLDFLPETAAIRADDSWKVAPSPAALNDRRVEITGPTDRKMTINALNSGAKIWLADFEDASAPTWENVVTGQLNLIDAYTRAIDFTDPKSGKSYALKAEDELATVVMRPRGWHLNERHLLVDGEQVPGAFVDFGLYFFHNAQRLLDLGKGPYFYLPKTESHLEARLWNDVFVFAQDYVGVPQGSVRATVLIETITAAYEMEEILYELRDHASGLNAGRWDYLFSIVKNFRDGGPKFVLPDRNAVTMTAPFMRAYTELLVRTCHKRGAHAIGGMAAFIPSRRDEEVNKVAFEKVKADKDREAGDGFDGSWVAHPDLVPIAMASFDAVLGDKPNQKDRLREDVDVKAADLIAVDSLHAKPTYPGLVNAVQVGIRYIEAWLRGLGAVAIFNLMEDAATAEISRSQIWQWINAGVEFENGEKATPELARKVAAEELENIRAEIGADAFAAGHWQQAHDLLLEVALDDDYADFLTLPAYEQLKG; encoded by the coding sequence ATGTCCGCACCAGCGCCGTCCTCGCCGGTCATCGTCGACGCCGAACCCCTGCCCCGGCAGGACGAGGTCCTCACCGCCGAGGCCCTCGCCTTCGTGGCCGAGCTGCACCGCCGGTTCACCCCCCGCCGGGCCGGACTCCTCGCCCGCCGGGCCGAGCGCCGCGCGGAGATCGCCCGTACCTCCACCCTCGACTTCCTCCCGGAGACCGCCGCGATCCGCGCCGACGACTCCTGGAAGGTGGCCCCCTCCCCCGCCGCTCTGAACGACCGGCGCGTCGAGATCACCGGCCCGACCGACCGCAAGATGACGATCAACGCCCTGAACTCCGGCGCGAAGATCTGGCTCGCGGACTTCGAGGACGCGTCGGCGCCGACGTGGGAGAACGTCGTCACCGGTCAGCTCAACCTGATCGACGCCTACACCCGCGCGATCGACTTCACCGACCCCAAGTCCGGTAAGTCGTACGCCCTGAAGGCCGAGGACGAGCTGGCGACCGTCGTCATGCGGCCCCGCGGCTGGCACCTCAACGAACGGCATCTCCTGGTGGACGGTGAGCAAGTCCCGGGCGCCTTCGTGGACTTCGGGCTGTACTTCTTCCACAACGCGCAGCGGCTGCTCGACCTCGGCAAGGGCCCGTACTTCTACCTCCCGAAGACCGAGTCGCACCTCGAAGCCCGCCTGTGGAACGACGTGTTCGTCTTCGCGCAGGACTACGTCGGCGTCCCGCAGGGCAGCGTCCGCGCGACCGTGCTGATCGAGACGATCACCGCCGCGTACGAGATGGAGGAGATCCTCTACGAACTCCGCGACCACGCCTCGGGGTTGAACGCGGGCCGCTGGGACTACCTGTTCTCCATCGTGAAGAACTTCCGTGACGGCGGGCCCAAGTTCGTCCTCCCGGACCGCAACGCGGTGACGATGACGGCCCCGTTCATGCGGGCGTACACCGAACTCCTCGTCCGCACCTGCCACAAGCGCGGGGCGCACGCGATCGGCGGCATGGCGGCGTTCATCCCGTCCCGCCGTGACGAGGAGGTCAACAAGGTCGCGTTCGAGAAGGTCAAGGCGGACAAGGACCGTGAGGCCGGGGACGGTTTCGACGGCTCCTGGGTGGCCCACCCCGACCTGGTGCCGATCGCCATGGCCTCCTTCGACGCGGTGCTCGGCGACAAGCCCAACCAGAAGGACCGGCTGCGCGAGGACGTCGACGTCAAGGCGGCCGACCTGATCGCCGTGGACTCGCTGCACGCGAAGCCGACGTACCCCGGACTCGTCAACGCCGTTCAGGTGGGCATCCGTTACATCGAGGCGTGGCTGCGCGGGCTCGGCGCGGTCGCCATCTTCAACCTGATGGAGGACGCGGCCACCGCCGAGATCTCGCGCTCGCAGATCTGGCAGTGGATCAACGCGGGCGTCGAGTTCGAGAACGGCGAGAAGGCAACTCCCGAGCTGGCACGGAAGGTTGCCGCCGAGGAGCTGGAGAACATCCGCGCGGAGATCGGCGCGGACGCCTTCGCCGCGGGCCATTGGCAGCAGGCCCACGACCTCCTGCTGGAGGTCGCGCTGGACGACGACTACGCGGACTTCCTGACGCTGCCGGCGTACGAGCAGCTCAAGGGCTGA
- a CDS encoding nucleotidyltransferase family protein, which translates to MTRNEDQVAGLLLAAGGGRRLGGRPKALLRHRGRPLVEHAVGVLRAAGLTRVHVVLGARADAVREQAELTGCVVVENPEWEQGMGSSLRAGLDSLSGTGARAALVSLVDQPGIGAEAVARVLAGFADEDSLVSAAYDGVRGHPVLFGAAHWAGIAESATGDRGARAYLKSHADAVTLVECGDAAQPYDIDTEADLVHLE; encoded by the coding sequence ATGACGCGAAACGAAGACCAGGTCGCCGGGCTGCTGCTCGCCGCGGGAGGCGGCCGGCGGCTCGGCGGGCGGCCCAAGGCGCTGCTACGACACCGGGGGCGGCCCCTCGTGGAGCACGCGGTCGGGGTCCTGCGCGCGGCCGGCCTCACCCGCGTCCACGTGGTCCTGGGGGCACGTGCCGACGCCGTACGGGAGCAGGCGGAGCTGACCGGGTGCGTGGTCGTGGAGAACCCGGAGTGGGAGCAGGGGATGGGGTCCTCGCTGCGGGCGGGGCTCGACTCGCTCTCGGGGACGGGGGCGCGGGCGGCGCTCGTGTCGCTCGTCGACCAGCCCGGGATCGGCGCGGAGGCGGTGGCGAGGGTGCTCGCCGGATTCGCGGACGAGGACTCCCTCGTCTCGGCCGCCTACGACGGGGTACGCGGCCATCCGGTGCTGTTCGGCGCCGCGCACTGGGCCGGGATCGCCGAGAGCGCGACCGGGGACCGGGGGGCGCGGGCGTATCTCAAGTCGCACGCGGACGCGGTCACGCTCGTCGAGTGCGGGGATGCGGCACAGCCGTACGACATCGACACTGAGGCGGATCTCGTCCACCTTGAGTGA
- a CDS encoding SelT/SelW/SelH family protein produces the protein MTQRVQIEYCTQCRWLPRAAWLAQELLTTFETELTELSLKPGTGGVFIVRVNDEVVWDRREQGFPEPTAVKKLVRDRVAPDKSLGHSDK, from the coding sequence ATGACCCAACGCGTACAGATCGAGTACTGCACCCAGTGCCGGTGGCTGCCCCGCGCGGCCTGGCTGGCGCAGGAGCTGTTGACCACCTTCGAGACCGAGTTGACGGAACTCTCCCTGAAACCCGGCACCGGCGGCGTCTTCATCGTGCGAGTCAACGACGAAGTCGTGTGGGACCGGCGCGAACAGGGCTTCCCGGAGCCGACGGCCGTGAAGAAGCTCGTACGCGACCGAGTGGCCCCGGACAAGTCCCTGGGCCACTCGGACAAGTGA
- a CDS encoding HipA family kinase yields the protein MLREVTATRYIEPLRSGGSVPGVVEADDLGTYVVKFTGSAQGRKALVAEVIVGELARALGLRFPELVLVHFDPEIADEEPHQEVRDLHSASAGLNLGMDFLPGARDFTPEIAARCTVDPLEAGKIVWLDALTVNVDRTVHSSNLMIWPTLGIAPPRLWLIDHGAALVFHHRWDGADPAKSYDFRHHALGHYGPDTRAADAELAPKVTEELLRRITAEVPDAWLAGEPGFATPDAVREAYVAYLHARVRASAAWLPTDFPSREERAAEEALRAAKTQQGRPSWLKRVPDLHGKPAAEQDWSVHLG from the coding sequence ATGCTGAGAGAGGTCACCGCGACCCGCTACATCGAGCCCCTGCGCTCCGGCGGTTCCGTGCCCGGAGTCGTCGAGGCCGACGACCTCGGCACGTACGTCGTGAAGTTCACCGGCTCCGCGCAGGGCCGCAAGGCGCTGGTCGCCGAGGTGATCGTCGGGGAGCTGGCCCGCGCCCTCGGACTGCGCTTCCCCGAGCTGGTGCTCGTGCACTTCGACCCGGAGATCGCCGACGAGGAACCCCACCAGGAGGTGCGGGACCTGCACAGCGCGAGCGCCGGTCTGAACCTCGGCATGGACTTCCTGCCGGGCGCCCGGGACTTCACCCCGGAGATCGCCGCGCGCTGCACGGTCGACCCGCTGGAGGCCGGGAAGATCGTCTGGCTCGACGCGTTGACCGTCAACGTCGACCGTACGGTGCACAGTTCGAACCTGATGATCTGGCCGACCCTCGGCATCGCACCCCCGCGCCTGTGGCTCATCGACCACGGCGCCGCCCTCGTCTTCCACCACCGCTGGGACGGCGCCGACCCCGCGAAGTCCTACGACTTCCGTCATCACGCTCTTGGTCACTACGGCCCCGACACCCGTGCCGCCGACGCCGAGTTGGCGCCCAAGGTGACCGAGGAGCTGCTGCGCCGGATCACGGCCGAGGTGCCGGACGCCTGGCTGGCCGGCGAACCGGGCTTCGCGACACCCGACGCCGTACGGGAGGCGTACGTCGCCTACCTGCACGCGCGCGTGCGGGCCTCCGCGGCCTGGCTCCCCACCGACTTCCCCAGCCGGGAGGAACGCGCCGCCGAGGAGGCCCTCCGCGCGGCGAAGACACAGCAGGGCCGCCCGAGTTGGCTCAAGCGGGTCCCCGACCTACACGGCAAACCGGCGGCGGAACAGGATTGGTCGGTACACCTAGGATGA